The following coding sequences lie in one Oncorhynchus kisutch isolate 150728-3 linkage group LG27, Okis_V2, whole genome shotgun sequence genomic window:
- the LOC109872071 gene encoding myeloid-associated differentiation marker homolog, producing MPIVVVHSNPLFWVRLCALVFSCVAFAVTVHGANLSHGTGDWCVFCWAFSFAGTLLVLLVELFGLQTRAPVSWKNFPITFACYASLLCLSASIIFPLYFLKGQTYRSETQNYRIVATVFSCLATIAYICEVSISKARPGEVAGYMATAPGLLKVCETFVACVIFVFISDPVSYDSHDALRWCLAVFCICFILSAAIIVLCICECTGCLPFPFARFLSAYAILAVAMYLSATIIWPIFKFDKKHGGSSRPYGCGRYAGLCDWDRQMAVAVLTAVNLVLYLADLIYSARLVFVTV from the coding sequence ATGCCGATAGTAGTGGTGCACTCCAACCCCCTGTTCTGGGTGCGTTTGTGTGCTCTGGTGTTCTCCTGTGTGGCCTTTGCTGTGACCGTCCATGGGGCCAACCTCTCCCATGGCACAGgggactggtgtgtgttctgctggGCCTTCAGCTTCGCTGGGACCCTGCTGGTGCTGCTGGTGGAGCTGTTTGGCCTGCAGACCCGTGCCCCTGTCTCCTGGAAGAACTTCCCCATCACCTTTGCCTGCTATGCCTCcctgctctgcctctctgcctccatcATCTTCCCCCTCTACTTCCTCAAGGGCCAGACCTACCGCAGCGAGACTCAAAACTACCGCATTGTGGCCACCGTCTTCTCCTGCCTGGCAACCATCGCTTACATTTGTGAGGTGAGCATCAGCAAAGCCAGGCCAGGAGAGGTAGCAGGTTACATGGCCACCGCCCCGGGTCTGCTGAAGGTGTGTGAGACTTTTGTAGCCTGCGTCATCTTCGTCTTCATCAGCGACCCAGTGTCCTACGACTCACACGATGCACTGAGGTGGTGCCTGGCCGTCTTCTGCATCTGTTTCATCTTGTCGGCGGCCATTATAGTGCTGTGTATCTGTGAGTGCACCGGCTGCCTGCCCTTCCCCTTTGCCCGCTTCCTGTCCGCCTACGCCATTCTGGCTGTCGCCATGTACCTCTCCGCCACCATCATCTGGCCCATTTTTAAGTTTGACAAGAAGCACGGGGGATCCTCCAGGCCCTATGGCTGTGGCAGATATGCAGGGCTGTGCGACTGGGACAGGCAGATGGCTGTGGCTGTGCTCACCGCAGTCAACCTTGTGCTCTACCTGGCAGACCTGATCTACTCTGCCCGACTGGTGTTTGTTACTGTgtaa